GAAGTATCTCGCCTCCGCCAGGGTCGAGACCGTGATCCTCCCGTCGAACCCGGCGGTCGCCATGCGGCCGATCTCGACGGACTTGGCGGTCTTGAGGTGTGGCCGCAGATGGATTCCGGCCGATTTCAGCCGGTCGCCGACGCGCCGGATGTTGCGCCGCAGGATGGCGCGGTCGAGCACGAGCGAGGGGGTCGGCAGGGTGTCGAGGGTTTCGGTCATGGGGCTCATCGGCGGGCGGATGGAGGCGGGCGTATTTCGCCATGCGCGCACCATCGGGCGCAAACGAAAAGCGCCCGCTCCGGCGCGCGTCCCGAGGGGCCGGTGATGACGCCGACGGACGCGCTGGACCGCTATGCGGCGTTCTTCGAGACGATGACGCCCGCGTCCCTGGACAGGCTGGGCGAGGTGTTCACGGAGGGCGACGACGTCGCCGGCCTTCCCGCGATCCGCCGGGTGTTCGAGCACATGTACGACGGCGTCGAGCGCCCGACGTTCCGCATCCTCCATCGCGCCCCCGGCCCCGAGATCTGCTACCTGAAATGGGCGTTCTCGGGCGTCGTGCGAGGCAGGTCGC
The genomic region above belongs to Rhodospirillales bacterium and contains:
- a CDS encoding nuclear transport factor 2 family protein yields the protein MTPTDALDRYAAFFETMTPASLDRLGEVFTEGDDVAGLPAIRRVFEHMYDGVERPTFRILHRAPGPEICYLKWAFSGVVRGRSLDFIGIGEVRFDAAGLAASHVDHWDAAGAIYGRVPVLGAILRLVRRRLSAEG